The DNA region GAAATTATTATGAATAATGATATCTGATTGCCGGGTAATTTGACTCTTCTTACTGAAATCCCTTTGTTTAGGTGGTTTTTGATAAAGATGGTGTACTTGAGCAAATTGGCAGCGGAAAAGGTTATATTGACATGTCCACGGTTGATCCTGAAACATCTTCCAAGATCAGCCAGGTTCTAATTGGATGATAATGCTACTATGCACTGTCAATCCTTTCTTGTGTTTAGTAGAATGTCAATGAATTTTTATGCAAACTGTCATATGGTATGCTTAGAGATTTCCAATTTGGTGATGGTTAGTCCAAGAGGAAATAATACTccattaattttcaaaagagaTGATATGAGTGAACTGCATCTAACATCAATAATTTGGGAATTGTTGAGgcgtgttaaaaaaaaacaataggaaTAGCTCTCGTTATGCTCTTGGTGTATCTTCCTTATACTGACCTTGGTTGAAACTTTGAAGGGTAGATTAAAGGATTGTTATCTGATCATAAAACTCTAGCCATTGTTGGATATTTCTTTTTAGGCTAATATCCTAATATGAATTTGGACTTTGTTTgaggaaggaaaagaaaagaatttgctAAGTACAATGTGTGTAGAAGATGTCATGTTACTAATGTGTGGACTTAGGATGCATAAATCCAAAGCTTTGGAGACCTTCCCCTTTATAATTATCTGTTCTACTCCTTCTGTTTTCATTACCGAAGACTGCAAAACATCCTTAAACATCTGGTGatggtttcttttcttatgaGTAAGATATTGGTTGCcacttttttataaattactaagCCACGCGGCTTATATCTACAGGCAATTACATCAACAGGCGGTGCCTTCCTTGAGGCTCCTGTGTCAGGTAGCAAGCAGCCTGCAGAAACTGGTCAGCTTGTAATCCTTGCTGCTGGGGATAAGGTGAATTAGTGAATTGTTTTATGATTGGGCTGTTTCTTGCTATTTGATTTATTTGCATGTTTGCTGAACTATTCCTTTGAAATATCAGAGGCAGTAAAATCAACCCCCATTTCTGCACAGGCTATTGCCATTTATTTGCATACATAGATGACCAAGTTGTATCTCTTTAATAAATAACTTAAACTGTGTATTCATCTGATTTTGGACGTCTGGGGCATATTTCATCCAACATGTTGGAGGATAGATATAAATTGAATATAGAAAGGTATAAATGGAGGGAGTTTTAGATGACTGTCATCTTGTCCTGTAGTTATTTCCACTGTTACTTTTGCATGAATAGATTGATACTCTAATTGATCTTTTATTGCCACTTAGATGGGAAAGTTGCTATCAGAATTATCGCTGCTATAAATTGGTTTCATATGTACAATCCTGAAGCATCATGTCTTAATAAATAGTTTGAAGCCGTTGACTGGACTGTGCTAATGTACAATCTAGTAGTTGTTCAGAAATGGTGTTGCATGCGACATAAATTTACTTGTAAACTTTATTCTAACACTGATGGATGTTGTAATTCCTTCCTGAGGTTTGTAAAATGACAATATAGGGTCATGTGGGATATGCAAAGGATTCATTTGCTTCTGTTGTaaagaaagacaattttgatAATACAGCTATGTAATGCAGACTTCTTGATTTCTACTCTGATGTGAGGAACAAAAGTACGTTTCTGTATGCATCTGTTGTTTACTGCTGCttacaatttataattttagggATTGTATGAGGAATCAATTCCAGCTTTTGATGttttggggaagaagtctttCTTCTTGGGGCAAGTTGGAAATGGAGCAAAAATGAAACTTGTGGTCAACATGATAATGGGCAGGTAAAGATTGCTTTTATTATTGAGGCAAATATAACTAATATATAGTTGCTTCTTTATCAGCAGTATCTAAATGTCAATGTATATATGAGAAACCAATTTTAACCTTGCATTTTGCATGTCAGAAGTGAATATTTGTTGTGATCAGAGCTGGCACAATAAACTCTACACCCCGACTGAGTATTTGTTGCAGCATAATGCACATTTGCTATATGTTGATGTGTTGATGGTCTCGATGTTGGATATAGATTATGATCTCTCGTGTTTTGCAGTATGATGAATGCATTTTCAGAGGGACTGGTGTTGTCAGAAAGGAGTGGACTCAACCCACATGATCTTCTTGATGTCTTGGTGAGATAGGAAACAGGAAATCTCAAGTAACTTGTGTTGGATTAGTGTCCAAGTCTTAATGAGGTACTTTTCTGGCAGGATCTTGGTGGAATAGCTAATCCTATGTTCAGGGGAAAAGGACCAGCTATGCTCAAGAGTAATCACTCCCCTGCATTCCCTCTGAAACATCAGCAAAAGGACATGCGGTTGGCTCTAGCTCTCGGGGATGAAAATGCTGTGTCAATGCCAGTAGCAGCGGCAGCAAATGAGGTTACTCTCCTTTCATCTTAGTTATCTTTTTCAAACAAGTTGTTTGGTTCCGGTGTTAAAAAGCATATGG from Populus alba chromosome 14, ASM523922v2, whole genome shotgun sequence includes:
- the LOC118053011 gene encoding glyoxylate/succinic semialdehyde reductase 1, which codes for MEVGFLGLGIMGKAMSMNLLKNGFKVTVWNRTLSKCNELVEFGASIGETPAQVVKKCRLTIAMLSDPAAALSVVFDKDGVLEQIGSGKGYIDMSTVDPETSSKISQAITSTGGAFLEAPVSGSKQPAETGQLVILAAGDKGLYEESIPAFDVLGKKSFFLGQVGNGAKMKLVVNMIMGSMMNAFSEGLVLSERSGLNPHDLLDVLDLGGIANPMFRGKGPAMLKSNHSPAFPLKHQQKDMRLALALGDENAVSMPVAAAANESFKKARSMGLGDLDFSAVYEILKMTKD